The nucleotide sequence TTGCCCAGCAGGCCGGCAGTTATCTGAACGCGGAGCAGAGCGCGTTGCTGGAGACCCGGGCGCATCAGGCGGCGGCGGTTGTGATGCTCCCGTGGCTGCTCGGTGACCTCGTGAACATTGCCATTGGCAGTTCCCAGTTGCTCGATGTGTGCGTTCGGGCCCGCGAGTTGGCCGCTTTTGTCGCGATCGGGATACTGCTGCGTACCCGCGAACAGGATCTGGTGAAGGCGCTCCAGTCGGTGCTGCCGCCACACATCGACCCGTGGGTGGAGCGAGTCCTGCGCGGGCAATTGTTCTGGCTGACGGGGCCGCTGGCGGTGCTTCCTCTGCTGGCCGTGTTCGGCGTGGCTTTTGTCAATCGCGCCATGCTCGATGTCGATTGGTACCGGAAACTGTATGCGCGCGGTTTTCGACTGCGAGCGCAGACATCGAAAGCCGCCGAGAGTACGGAATCCGAAGCCGACGAATTGCGCCTCAGCGATTACAACCGCTGGTTCGAACCGGATTCACTGGCCGAAGGTCCGTTGATCGATACCGGTCTGGGCGCGGCAATCATCGACAGTATGTCGCCGTGGCTCGCCGACAAGTCCGAAGAGAACACGCTGGTGCTGACCGGTGAACGTGGTATCGGCAAATCCTCGATGCTGTTGCAGCTCGGGAAGGAACTTGAAAAGAACTATCCCGGCATCCGCGTGTTGCAGTTGGAGGTGCCCGCAAAAACCACCTCGCCGGAAGCGGTTCGTTCGCTGATCGGAGAGTTGCTCGGGACTGACCTCGGCGAAGGCCCTGCGGCGCTGGTGAAAGCCGACGCCGAGCGCCAGCCCTCGATCGTGATTCTGGATAATGCCCATGGCTTTTTCCTGCGCCGCGTAGGCGGACTGGATGGCTGGCAGACCCTGCTGGGGCTCACCAATGCCCGGCTGGCGAACATTTTCTGGTTGATCGTGATCAACAACCAGAGCCTTGCCTATCTCGGCAATGTCTTCCGCCGTGACTACCAGTTCAGCCGCATATTGCGCGCCCGGCCATGGACCCAGAACGAAATCCGTTCGTTGATCATGTCGCGGCACAAGCGCAGCCGCTTCCGGATCCGCTACGACGATGTACTACTGGCATCGAGAGGACCGGAAGCCGGAAATGTGCGCAATGCCGAGCAACGTTATTTCAGCCTTTTGTGGGATGCCTGTCGCGGCAATCCACTGCTGGCGCTGCGCTTGTGGATCAGTTCCCTGCGTGCAGACGGCGGGACCGTTGTGGTCGGATTGCCGGCGCAGCCCTCTACAGCTGCCCTCGAGAGTCTTCCCGATGATTTTCATTTCGTGTATGCAGCGCTCGTCATTCACGAGAACATGACTGCCGAGGAACTGGTGTCAGTCACGGCGATGGGCGATGGTGTGATCAGGGCGGCCCTGAAAACCGCCCAGGACACCGGTTTTGTGCAGCGCACGGCGGGTGGCAGGTATCGCCTCGAGCCCATATGGTATCCGAGTGTCCGCAGTCTGCTCGGCAGGAAGAACATGCTCCATGAATGACGATAATGTGCTGAGCCAGGTGGCCACGCTGGCGAACATGTTCGATGTCGCCAGGATGTCGCTGCTGATTCTCGGAATCGCCGCGATAGCGTTCACCAACGCAGCGGTTCGTCGCCTTGGCCAGGCGTTGATGCAACGATTCCCTTCGCGGCGCTTTCTGATCCTGCAGTTTGCGACGCTGATCAGCTTTACGGTCTATATCGGCGGATCGCTGGTGCTCGTGGTCGGGGTACTGCAGCCACCGCGCGAATTTCTGATCGCGATTGGCGGCTCGGCCGCCGTCGCGGTGGGTTTTGCGCTCAAGGACATCGCCGCTTCCATTGTATCGGGACTCATCCTGCTGTTCGACCGACCGTTCCAGGTCGGCGACCGCGTAAGCTTCGACAATGTTTACGGGGAAATCGTATCGATAGGCCTGCGCTCGGTCCGCCTGCAAACCCTCGACGACAATCTCGTCACGATTCCCAATTCGCGCTTCATCAACGATATCACGGCATCGGCCAATGCCGGGGCGCTCGACATGATGGTGGTCACCGACTTCCACCTCGCCCTCGATGTCGATATCAACCTGGCCCGCGACCTCGTGCGGCAGGTGATCGTGACCAGCCGCTTCGCCTACCTGAAAAAGCCGGTGACGTTTTCAATCGAGGAAGTGGCGGTCGCGGAGCGGCTCGCGATTCGACTGCGCGCCAAGGCCTATGTGCTGGACGTGGTGTACGAAAAAGCCCTGCAGAGCGATATCACGCTCCGATCCAGCGAGTTGTTCAGGCAATACGGCCTGGCTCGGCCCGCCTGAAGCACAGCGAGGGGAGCCGAAAGAATCAATGGGCAGCAACCTGTGCATGGGTGCAAGGCAGATCGCTCGAGGAATCAATGCAGGGGATAAAAACCTGAGCGGCTGCGAATGCCCTGCTTGCCGCTGTGCGGATCGGTTTGCGCCACATCGACCAACCGGTAGAACACATTCCTGTGCACCAGGGCGGTCAGTCCATTGCGGATGAGCAGATAGACGCGCGTCTCGTTACGCGTTACGTCGGTACGCAACACCAGGGGATATTCCTCTCCGACCGGGTAGCGCTCGCCAAGATTGGTGGTCATCCACAGCTCTGGCTGGTCATCAACACGGATGAACTCGCAATCGGTCACAAGAAACGGCGCATCCTGCACCTCGACTCGCACCATCTGATCCGGTGTCCTCAGAAAATAACCGGATTCGTTCTGGCACAGCATACCGGCAAACAACCGGACCATGGACTCGCGTTTTATCGGCGAACCTCGATGATGCCAGACACCCTCCCGATCGATAAGGAATTCTGCCGCCCGCTTCGTGCCCGTCCCGCGCGCCGCATCCACCATCATTGCCTCTGCACGCGGCCGTTCAGCAGGCAGGCGGCGGGATCAGACGAACATTGACCACTCCCTCCACGGCACGGATCCCGTCGAGCAATGTTTGCGAGGGCGCGCCTTCGATATCGATCAGGTTATAGGCCAGGTTGTCGCGGCTCTTGTTCAGCATGTCCACGACGTTGATTTCGGCTGAGGCGAGCAGGGACAGGATATTGCCGAGCATACCGGGCACATTGCTATTGGTCACCGACAACCGGTATCCCACCGTGCGCTCGAGTTCCAGCCCGGGAAAGTTGACCGAGTTGCGGATATTGCCGTGCTCGAGAAACGACCTCAGTTGATCCGCCGCCATGACCGCGCAGTTTTCCTCCGCCTCTTCGGTGCTTGCCCCGATGTGCGGCATGAGGATGACGTCGCTGCGTCCGAGCAGGCGCGGATGGGGGAAATCCGCGATGTAACGACCCAACAGGCCGGAATCGAGCGCGCTCACGATCGCTTCCACATCGACGATTTCCTCGCGGGCAAAATTGAGCAGGCAAGCGCCCTTGCGGAAATGGACGACATTGCCGGCGTTGACCAGGTTGCGCGTCGACTCGAGAACCGGCAGGTGCAGGCTGATGAAATCAGCACGGGCAAACAGCGAATTCATGTTCGCCATGCGCTTGACTTCGCTCGGCAGGCGCCACGCCGCTTCCACCGACAACGCGGGATCGTAACCAATGACCTCCATGCCCATCGAGAGCCCCAGGCGTGCCACTTTGGAACCAATTGCGCCAAGCCCGACCACACCCAGCGTCTTGCCACGAATTTCCTGTCCCGCAAAGCGCTTCTTCTCCTGCTCGAGCAATTTGCTCATGTCGGCAGCCGCCATATCCGAAGCCAGCGAATTCACATACTGAACGCCTTCATAGATGCCGCGCGAGCCAAGCAGCAGCGCGGCGGCAACCAGTTCCTTGACCGCATTGGCATTGGCTCCCGGGGTGTTGAACACCGGAATGCCGCGTGCCGTACAGGCATCGATCGGTATGTTGTTTACGCCTGCACCGGCTCGCGCGACCGCCTTCACCTGCGCAGTGATCTGCTCCGCGACGAGTTTGTGGCTGCGCAACAACAGCGCATCCGGTGCGTCGGCATCGCTGCCCACCTGATAACACTCGCGGGGAAACCGATCGAGCCCTTTTACCGAAATCTGGTTATAGGTTCTTATCCTGAACATCTGCATCTCTCCCGGCTGTGGTCTGCAACAAAACCCGCTGCTGAACTGCACCAC is from Gammaproteobacteria bacterium and encodes:
- a CDS encoding ATP-binding protein, whose protein sequence is MNRVTSGLSILAEAMLIVLLACFVAASPRAESVKPAVAKSPPPAVKGTDTDGSRAYPQSTSGAACREAQFTVSRLQADVARLTEWHDAIDSLFKGTLSSDVSLENLFITDLRGVADPRTNARALGEPDGWPKTVSCDALLAGYQATHDDLIWLRQQIYRQQQRVWTQMPEDFREELRQIWASRQRLVKQFEQVSGQLEKQNDKPSQTVLAALRTIHGRLQRVRLSMLGVVPDLNQGVTVEKSRAFFELWSLAIKAKPAGMLASESELAALPAELQSGIRDYMVLARLDAIELRSVLNLVRAILWKSPDGVFRATAREAAGGRWNLLIIETQAVRHRLDRLLSEVGQDYQQDASAEASYTRIAVTALKTLLGLAAIVLLARIARALATPALRLHAHLSDRVRGNRIATQLSRVGAGLPTLLPWLAGWFGLDLLGWFFYRYEFVFLVPAIPLARLYIVYGVGTLLGEWLVLRIAQQAGSYLNAEQSALLETRAHQAAAVVMLPWLLGDLVNIAIGSSQLLDVCVRARELAAFVAIGILLRTREQDLVKALQSVLPPHIDPWVERVLRGQLFWLTGPLAVLPLLAVFGVAFVNRAMLDVDWYRKLYARGFRLRAQTSKAAESTESEADELRLSDYNRWFEPDSLAEGPLIDTGLGAAIIDSMSPWLADKSEENTLVLTGERGIGKSSMLLQLGKELEKNYPGIRVLQLEVPAKTTSPEAVRSLIGELLGTDLGEGPAALVKADAERQPSIVILDNAHGFFLRRVGGLDGWQTLLGLTNARLANIFWLIVINNQSLAYLGNVFRRDYQFSRILRARPWTQNEIRSLIMSRHKRSRFRIRYDDVLLASRGPEAGNVRNAEQRYFSLLWDACRGNPLLALRLWISSLRADGGTVVVGLPAQPSTAALESLPDDFHFVYAALVIHENMTAEELVSVTAMGDGVIRAALKTAQDTGFVQRTAGGRYRLEPIWYPSVRSLLGRKNMLHE
- a CDS encoding mechanosensitive ion channel, whose amino-acid sequence is MNDDNVLSQVATLANMFDVARMSLLILGIAAIAFTNAAVRRLGQALMQRFPSRRFLILQFATLISFTVYIGGSLVLVVGVLQPPREFLIAIGGSAAVAVGFALKDIAASIVSGLILLFDRPFQVGDRVSFDNVYGEIVSIGLRSVRLQTLDDNLVTIPNSRFINDITASANAGALDMMVVTDFHLALDVDINLARDLVRQVIVTSRFAYLKKPVTFSIEEVAVAERLAIRLRAKAYVLDVVYEKALQSDITLRSSELFRQYGLARPA
- a CDS encoding DUF1285 domain-containing protein; the protein is MMVDAARGTGTKRAAEFLIDREGVWHHRGSPIKRESMVRLFAGMLCQNESGYFLRTPDQMVRVEVQDAPFLVTDCEFIRVDDQPELWMTTNLGERYPVGEEYPLVLRTDVTRNETRVYLLIRNGLTALVHRNVFYRLVDVAQTDPHSGKQGIRSRSGFYPLH
- a CDS encoding phosphoglycerate dehydrogenase, coding for MFRIRTYNQISVKGLDRFPRECYQVGSDADAPDALLLRSHKLVAEQITAQVKAVARAGAGVNNIPIDACTARGIPVFNTPGANANAVKELVAAALLLGSRGIYEGVQYVNSLASDMAAADMSKLLEQEKKRFAGQEIRGKTLGVVGLGAIGSKVARLGLSMGMEVIGYDPALSVEAAWRLPSEVKRMANMNSLFARADFISLHLPVLESTRNLVNAGNVVHFRKGACLLNFAREEIVDVEAIVSALDSGLLGRYIADFPHPRLLGRSDVILMPHIGASTEEAEENCAVMAADQLRSFLEHGNIRNSVNFPGLELERTVGYRLSVTNSNVPGMLGNILSLLASAEINVVDMLNKSRDNLAYNLIDIEGAPSQTLLDGIRAVEGVVNVRLIPPPAC